One Agelaius phoeniceus isolate bAgePho1 chromosome 8, bAgePho1.hap1, whole genome shotgun sequence genomic region harbors:
- the LRRC39 gene encoding leucine-rich repeat-containing protein 39 isoform X2, with protein MAETAVCLGTFSAVKTLWEVRIHKINEELQREKEFRQRSAGRLLLVWEERAALAKLKEKVINEGGRAILRIEEEEWKTLPSCLLKLIHLQEWQLHRTSLQKIPQFIGRFHSLVVLDLSRNSIESVPKEIGQLTSLQELLLSYNRIKSVPKEICNCISLERLELAVNRSICDLPPQLSDLKKLSHIDLCMNQFTAIPSALLNMPNLEWLDMGGNRLQELPAAIDRMENLHTLWLQRNEINSLPETIANMKNLSTLVLSNNKLKDIPACMKDMTNLRFVNFRDNPLELQVTLPPCENTDEEEQQEMFGIDFMHMYIQESLKNTGNVESFTSGSPPVMNPNE; from the exons ATGGCTGAAACTGCAGTTTGCCTGGGAACATTCTCTGCTGTGAAGACGCTCTGGGAAGTGAGAATACACAAGATAAATGAAGAAttacagagagaaaaggagTTCAGGCAGAGGTCTGCGGGAAG GCTACTGCTTGTCTGGGAGGAGAGAGCTGCTTTAGCAAAGCTCAAAGAAAAAGTTATTAATGAAGGTGGAAGAGCAATTTTAAGGATAGAGGAGGAAGAATGGAAG ACATTACCTTCATGCTTATTGAAACTAATCCATCTCCAGGAATGGCAGCTTCACAGAACTAGTTTGCAGAAAATTCCTCAGTTTATTGGAAGATTTCACAGCCTTGTTGTTCTGGATCTATCCCGGAACTCAATTGAAAGTGTACCTAAAGAAATTG GCCAGCTGACCAGCCTCCAAGAGCTGCTTCTCAGTTACAACAGAATAAAATCCGTTCCTAAGGAAATATGTAATTGCATCAGTCTGGAAAGATTGGAACTGGCTGTCAACAGAAGTATCTGTGATCTTCCTCCTCAG CTCAGTGATTTAAAGAAGCTGTCACACATAGATTTGTGCATGAATCAGTTTACTGCCATCCCCTCAGCTCTCCTCAACATGCCAAATCTAGAATGGTTAGATATGGGGGGAAACAGACTCCAGGAGCTTCCTGCTGCAATTGACAG AATGGAAAACCTCCACACCTTATGGCTCCAAAGGAATGAAATAAACTCTTTGCCAGAAACCATTGCTAATATGAAAAACCTTAGTACTCTTGTTCTTAGCAACAACAAACTTAAGGATATTCCAGCTTGTATGAAGGACATGACAAATCTGAG ATTTGTCAACTTCAGAGACAACCCACTGGAGCTACAGGTAACACTCCCTCCATGTGAGAACACAGATGAGGAGGAACAACAGGAAATGTTTGGCATTGACTTCATGCATATGTATATCCAGGAATCACTCAAGAATACAG GAAATGTGGAAAGTTTTACTTCTGGTTCTCCTCCTGTCATGAATCCTAATGAATAA
- the DBT gene encoding lipoamide acyltransferase component of branched-chain alpha-keto acid dehydrogenase complex, mitochondrial isoform X1 — protein sequence MAAVTALRSSCRAAGRLVCIHRVRSCSSIRFIKSKYVCVFDKSALKFSHQQRLFRTSAVSCGQIVQFKLSDIGEGITEVTVKEWYIKEGDSVSQFDSICEVQSDKASVTITSRYDGIIRKLHYSIDDIAFVGKPLVDIEIDASKGVASEEDVVETPPMSHEEHTHQEIKGHKTLATPAVRRLAMENNIKLSEVVGTGKDNRILKEDILNYLAKQTGAILPPSPKAEIVPPQRRAEAVPAAPKDKARKIPVPAPRPIAFAGKDKTEPVTGFQKAMVKTMSAALKIPHFGYSDEIDLTQLVQLREELKPLAEMRGVKLSFMPFFIKAASLGLLQYPILNASLDENCQNVTYKASHNIGVAMDTEQGLIVPNVKNVQVCSVFDIAVELNRLQSLGSAGQLGTSDLTGGTFTLSNIGTIGGTYAKPVILPPEVAIGALGKIQVLPRFNSKGEVVKAQIMNVSWSADHRIIDGAIMARFSNLWKSYLENPASMLLDLK from the exons GTTTGCATTCATCGCGTTAGATCGTGCAGCAGCATTCGCtttataaaatcaaaatatgtGTGCGTGTTTGACAAATCTGCCCTCAAGTTTAGTCATCAACAGCGATTATTCAGAACATCTGCTG TTTCATGTGGCCAAATTGTCCAGTTTAAGCTTTCTGACATTGGAGAAGGAATTACAGAGGTGACTGTAAAAGAATG GTACATAAAGGAAGGTGACAGTGTGTCTCAGTTTGACAGCATCTGTGAGGTGCAGAGTGACAAAGCCTCTGTTACTATCACCAGTCGCTATGATGGCATCATCAGAAAACTCCATTACAGCATAGATGATATTGCTTTTGTTGGAAAACCACTAGTGGACATTGAAATTGATGCTTCAAAAG GTGTTGCCTCAGAAGAAGATGTTGTTGAAACACCTCCTATGTCTCATGAAGAGCACACTCACCAAGAGATAAAAGGTCACAAAACATTAGCAACCCCTGCAGTTCGTCGCCTGGCCATGGAGAACAAT ATTAAATTGAGTGAAGTTGTTGGGACAGGAAAGGATAACAGAATCCTTAAAGAAGATATACTCAACTACTTGGCCAAACAAACAGGAGCTATTTTGCCTCCATCCCCGAAGGCTGAAATTGTCCCACCTCAGCGGAGAgcagaggctgtgccagctgctccaaAGGACAAAGCACGCAAAATCCCCGTACCTGCTCCCAGACCCATTGCATTTGCAGGAAAAGATAAAACTGAACCTGTAACAG GTTTTCAGAAGGCCATGGTAAAGACTATGAGTGCAGCCCTGAAGATCCCCCACTTTGGTTATTCTGATGAGATTGATTTGACTCAGCTTGTTCAGCTGCGAGAAGAGCTGAAACCTCTAGCTGAAATGCGTGGAGTTAAGCTTTCCTTTATGCCTTTCTTCATAAAG GCAGCCTCTCTGGGATTGCTGCAGTATCCCATTCTTAATGCTTCTTTGGATGAGAACTGTCAAAATGTCACATATAAG GCTTCACACAACATTGGAGTTGCAATGGACACAGAGCAAGGTTTAATTGTCCCAAACGTGAAAAATGTTCAAGTCTGCAGTGTGTTTGACATTGCTGTGGAATTAAATCGCCTCCAGTCCTTGGGCTCTGCAGGCCAGCTGGGAACAAGTGACCTCACGGGGGGAACATTCACCCTTTCAAATATTGGCACA atTGGTGGCACTTATGCCAAACCAGTGATACTACCTCCTGAAGTAGCTATTGGAGCACTTGGAAAGATACAG GTCCTTCCTCGGTTTAATAGCAAAGGTGAAGTAGTTAAAGCACAAATAATGAATGTGAGTTGGTCAGCTGATCACCGCATCATTGATGGAGCTATCATGGCCCGGTTTTCTAACTTGTGGAAATCTTACTTGGAGAACCCTGCTTCAATGCTGCTGGACCTTAAATAA
- the LRRC39 gene encoding leucine-rich repeat-containing protein 39 isoform X1 produces MAETAVCLGTFSAVKTLWEVRIHKINEELQREKEFRQRSAGRLLLVWEERAALAKLKEKVINEGGRAILRIEEEEWKTLPSCLLKLIHLQEWQLHRTSLQKIPQFIGRFHSLVVLDLSRNSIESVPKEIGQLTSLQELLLSYNRIKSVPKEICNCISLERLELAVNRSICDLPPQLSDLKKLSHIDLCMNQFTAIPSALLNMPNLEWLDMGGNRLQELPAAIDRMENLHTLWLQRNEINSLPETIANMKNLSTLVLSNNKLKDIPACMKDMTNLRFVNFRDNPLELQVTLPPCENTDEEEQQEMFGIDFMHMYIQESLKNTGVAFLLILISPQHSEEERDKLDK; encoded by the exons ATGGCTGAAACTGCAGTTTGCCTGGGAACATTCTCTGCTGTGAAGACGCTCTGGGAAGTGAGAATACACAAGATAAATGAAGAAttacagagagaaaaggagTTCAGGCAGAGGTCTGCGGGAAG GCTACTGCTTGTCTGGGAGGAGAGAGCTGCTTTAGCAAAGCTCAAAGAAAAAGTTATTAATGAAGGTGGAAGAGCAATTTTAAGGATAGAGGAGGAAGAATGGAAG ACATTACCTTCATGCTTATTGAAACTAATCCATCTCCAGGAATGGCAGCTTCACAGAACTAGTTTGCAGAAAATTCCTCAGTTTATTGGAAGATTTCACAGCCTTGTTGTTCTGGATCTATCCCGGAACTCAATTGAAAGTGTACCTAAAGAAATTG GCCAGCTGACCAGCCTCCAAGAGCTGCTTCTCAGTTACAACAGAATAAAATCCGTTCCTAAGGAAATATGTAATTGCATCAGTCTGGAAAGATTGGAACTGGCTGTCAACAGAAGTATCTGTGATCTTCCTCCTCAG CTCAGTGATTTAAAGAAGCTGTCACACATAGATTTGTGCATGAATCAGTTTACTGCCATCCCCTCAGCTCTCCTCAACATGCCAAATCTAGAATGGTTAGATATGGGGGGAAACAGACTCCAGGAGCTTCCTGCTGCAATTGACAG AATGGAAAACCTCCACACCTTATGGCTCCAAAGGAATGAAATAAACTCTTTGCCAGAAACCATTGCTAATATGAAAAACCTTAGTACTCTTGTTCTTAGCAACAACAAACTTAAGGATATTCCAGCTTGTATGAAGGACATGACAAATCTGAG ATTTGTCAACTTCAGAGACAACCCACTGGAGCTACAGGTAACACTCCCTCCATGTGAGAACACAGATGAGGAGGAACAACAGGAAATGTTTGGCATTGACTTCATGCATATGTATATCCAGGAATCACTCAAGAATACAGGTGTGGCTTTTTTATTAATTCTGATCTCTCCACAGCACAGTGAGGAAGAGAGGGATAAACTGGATAAATAA
- the DBT gene encoding lipoamide acyltransferase component of branched-chain alpha-keto acid dehydrogenase complex, mitochondrial isoform X2, giving the protein MLFSGSSKKIISKFYSFELLEVCIHRVRSCSSIRFIKSKYVCVFDKSALKFSHQQRLFRTSAVSCGQIVQFKLSDIGEGITEVTVKEWYIKEGDSVSQFDSICEVQSDKASVTITSRYDGIIRKLHYSIDDIAFVGKPLVDIEIDASKGVASEEDVVETPPMSHEEHTHQEIKGHKTLATPAVRRLAMENNIKLSEVVGTGKDNRILKEDILNYLAKQTGAILPPSPKAEIVPPQRRAEAVPAAPKDKARKIPVPAPRPIAFAGKDKTEPVTGFQKAMVKTMSAALKIPHFGYSDEIDLTQLVQLREELKPLAEMRGVKLSFMPFFIKAASLGLLQYPILNASLDENCQNVTYKASHNIGVAMDTEQGLIVPNVKNVQVCSVFDIAVELNRLQSLGSAGQLGTSDLTGGTFTLSNIGTIGGTYAKPVILPPEVAIGALGKIQVLPRFNSKGEVVKAQIMNVSWSADHRIIDGAIMARFSNLWKSYLENPASMLLDLK; this is encoded by the exons ATGCTGTTTTCTGGCTCCTCTAAGAAGATAATTTCTAAATTTTACAGTTTTGAGCTACTTGAG GTTTGCATTCATCGCGTTAGATCGTGCAGCAGCATTCGCtttataaaatcaaaatatgtGTGCGTGTTTGACAAATCTGCCCTCAAGTTTAGTCATCAACAGCGATTATTCAGAACATCTGCTG TTTCATGTGGCCAAATTGTCCAGTTTAAGCTTTCTGACATTGGAGAAGGAATTACAGAGGTGACTGTAAAAGAATG GTACATAAAGGAAGGTGACAGTGTGTCTCAGTTTGACAGCATCTGTGAGGTGCAGAGTGACAAAGCCTCTGTTACTATCACCAGTCGCTATGATGGCATCATCAGAAAACTCCATTACAGCATAGATGATATTGCTTTTGTTGGAAAACCACTAGTGGACATTGAAATTGATGCTTCAAAAG GTGTTGCCTCAGAAGAAGATGTTGTTGAAACACCTCCTATGTCTCATGAAGAGCACACTCACCAAGAGATAAAAGGTCACAAAACATTAGCAACCCCTGCAGTTCGTCGCCTGGCCATGGAGAACAAT ATTAAATTGAGTGAAGTTGTTGGGACAGGAAAGGATAACAGAATCCTTAAAGAAGATATACTCAACTACTTGGCCAAACAAACAGGAGCTATTTTGCCTCCATCCCCGAAGGCTGAAATTGTCCCACCTCAGCGGAGAgcagaggctgtgccagctgctccaaAGGACAAAGCACGCAAAATCCCCGTACCTGCTCCCAGACCCATTGCATTTGCAGGAAAAGATAAAACTGAACCTGTAACAG GTTTTCAGAAGGCCATGGTAAAGACTATGAGTGCAGCCCTGAAGATCCCCCACTTTGGTTATTCTGATGAGATTGATTTGACTCAGCTTGTTCAGCTGCGAGAAGAGCTGAAACCTCTAGCTGAAATGCGTGGAGTTAAGCTTTCCTTTATGCCTTTCTTCATAAAG GCAGCCTCTCTGGGATTGCTGCAGTATCCCATTCTTAATGCTTCTTTGGATGAGAACTGTCAAAATGTCACATATAAG GCTTCACACAACATTGGAGTTGCAATGGACACAGAGCAAGGTTTAATTGTCCCAAACGTGAAAAATGTTCAAGTCTGCAGTGTGTTTGACATTGCTGTGGAATTAAATCGCCTCCAGTCCTTGGGCTCTGCAGGCCAGCTGGGAACAAGTGACCTCACGGGGGGAACATTCACCCTTTCAAATATTGGCACA atTGGTGGCACTTATGCCAAACCAGTGATACTACCTCCTGAAGTAGCTATTGGAGCACTTGGAAAGATACAG GTCCTTCCTCGGTTTAATAGCAAAGGTGAAGTAGTTAAAGCACAAATAATGAATGTGAGTTGGTCAGCTGATCACCGCATCATTGATGGAGCTATCATGGCCCGGTTTTCTAACTTGTGGAAATCTTACTTGGAGAACCCTGCTTCAATGCTGCTGGACCTTAAATAA